A region from the Stygiolobus caldivivus genome encodes:
- a CDS encoding DUF929 domain-containing protein — protein MAKTKKTKKESKLIYVPFIIFIAVLALILVLPSIKSPFAQPSSSLPFMHFQKVSNQDYASSPNTVDVYFISWEGCPYGATQSWPLYLALSHYGTINATPTWSDPEPLPTPSSNPPTSPPMPVPSLLFNSFTPNGSVHFHFFYMIGRMFTNNNSISLPNGTIIPYSGNSIVTLEQQELQKDVPSWVYNLIAKYELNTPFGQFPNLADAGNPPHIATALIITGPKGTWMIIGYDQSVGYAAAYYLATSGFTPQELYSNVTKGQLPNVTSASFSQIQAVSYIQDEENVILNIINQAMGTS, from the coding sequence ATGGCTAAAACTAAAAAGACTAAGAAAGAGAGTAAACTGATCTATGTCCCATTTATAATATTTATCGCTGTCTTAGCCTTAATATTAGTACTACCTTCTATAAAAAGTCCCTTTGCCCAGCCTTCAAGTTCACTGCCTTTCATGCACTTCCAAAAAGTATCTAACCAAGACTACGCTTCATCACCGAACACTGTAGACGTATACTTTATATCTTGGGAAGGGTGCCCCTATGGCGCTACCCAGTCATGGCCTCTATACTTGGCCCTGAGCCATTACGGCACTATTAACGCTACACCAACATGGTCTGACCCCGAACCTTTACCTACACCTAGTTCAAACCCACCTACCTCGCCTCCCATGCCAGTACCCAGTCTACTATTCAATTCTTTCACCCCTAACGGTAGCGTCCACTTCCACTTCTTCTATATGATCGGTAGGATGTTTACTAACAACAACAGTATCAGTTTGCCAAACGGGACTATAATACCGTACTCTGGAAATTCAATAGTGACCCTTGAACAGCAAGAACTCCAGAAAGACGTACCTAGCTGGGTGTATAACTTGATAGCTAAATACGAGTTAAATACACCGTTCGGGCAATTCCCTAACCTAGCTGATGCTGGGAACCCGCCACATATAGCTACAGCCTTAATAATAACCGGCCCTAAGGGTACGTGGATGATAATTGGTTACGACCAGTCTGTGGGTTACGCTGCAGCCTATTACCTCGCTACATCTGGCTTCACGCCGCAAGAACTTTACTCTAACGTAACCAAAGGGCAGTTACCTAATGTGACTTCAGCGTCTTTTAGCCAAATACAAGCCGTTAGTTATATACAAGACGAGGAGAATGTTATACTAAATATAATAAACCAAGCGATGGGTACCTCATAA